Proteins from a single region of Pongo pygmaeus isolate AG05252 chromosome 3, NHGRI_mPonPyg2-v2.0_pri, whole genome shotgun sequence:
- the LOC129035529 gene encoding large ribosomal subunit protein eL36-like gives MTLHYPIAVGLNKGHKVTKNVSKPRHSHRGRLTKPTKFVWDIIPEVCGFTPNEWRGMELLKISKVKWALKFIKKRVGTNICAKRRQEELSNIQAAMRKAAAKKD, from the coding sequence ATGACTCTGCACTATCCTATAGCTGTGGGCCTCAACAAGGGCCACAAGGTGACCAAGAATGTGAGCAAGCCCAGGCACAGCCACCGTGGGCGCCTGACCAAACCCACTAAATTTGTGTGGGACATAATCCCAGAGGTGTGTGGCTTCACCCCTAACGAGTGGCGTGGCATGGAGTTACTGAAGATCTCCAAGGTCAAATGGGCCCTCAAATTCATCAAGAAAAGGGTAGGGACAAACATCTGCGCCAAGAgaaggcaggaggagctgagcaACATCCAGGCCGCCATGAGGAAAGCAGCTGCCAAGAAGGACTGA
- the CXCL11 gene encoding C-X-C motif chemokine 11: MSVKGMALALAMILCATVVQGFPMFKRGRCLCIGPGVKAVKVADIEKASVIYPSNNCDKIELIITLKENKGQRCLNPKSKQARLIIKKVERKNI, translated from the exons atgaGTGTGAAGGGCATGGCTCTAGCCTTGGCTATGATATTGTGTGCTACAGTTGTTCAAG GCTTCCCCATGTTCAAAAGAGGACGCTGTCTTTGCATAGGCCCTGGAGTAAAAGCAGTGAAAGTGGCAGATATTGAGAAAGCCTCCGTAATTTACCCAAGTAACAACTGTGACAAAATAGAACTTAT TATTaccctgaaagaaaataaaggacaaCGATGCCTAAATCCCAAATCTAAGCAAGCAAGGCTTATAATCAAA AAAgttgaaagaaagaatatttaa
- the CXCL10 gene encoding C-X-C motif chemokine 10, giving the protein MNQTAILICCLIFLTLSGIQGVPLSRTVRCTCISISNQPVNPRSLEKLEIIPANQFCPHVEIIATMKKKGEKRCLNPESKAIKNLLKAVSKERSKRSP; this is encoded by the exons ATGAATCAAACTGCCATTCTGATTTGCTGCCTTATCTTTCTGACTCTAAGTGGCATTCAAG GAGTACCTCTCTCTAGAACTGTACGCTGTACCTGCATCAGCATTAGTAATCAACCTGTTAATCCAAGGTCTTTAGAAAAACTTGAAATTATTCCTGCAAATCAATTTTGTCCACATGTTGAGATCAT TGCTACAATGAAAAAGAAGGGTGAGAAGAGATGTCTGAATCCTGAATCTAAGGCCATCAAGAATTTACTGAAAGCAGTTAGCAAGGAAAG GTCTAAAAGATCTCCTTAA